The Petropleomorpha daqingensis genome includes a window with the following:
- a CDS encoding TraR/DksA family transcriptional regulator, with product MSADPLLDERGVVLRDIESLTREFDQVVAASQSSNADDEHDPEGATIAFERQQTAALLEQARRRLAEIDAALARREAGDYGVCETCGRPIGAERLAARPAARTCIDCAR from the coding sequence GTGTCCGCTGACCCGCTGCTCGACGAGCGGGGCGTCGTCCTGCGCGACATCGAATCGCTCACCCGCGAGTTCGACCAGGTAGTGGCGGCCTCGCAGTCCTCGAACGCCGACGACGAGCACGACCCCGAGGGCGCGACCATCGCGTTCGAGCGGCAGCAGACCGCCGCCCTGCTGGAGCAGGCCCGACGGCGGCTGGCCGAGATCGACGCGGCGCTGGCCCGCCGCGAGGCCGGCGACTACGGCGTCTGCGAGACCTGCGGGCGTCCCATCGGCGCCGAGCGCCTCGCGGCCCGGCCGGCGGCGCGCACCTGCATCGACTGCGCCCGCTGA
- a CDS encoding class I SAM-dependent methyltransferase — protein sequence MSDLLAAAEAAPGFMPDDEGRALYEAALAVAVPGPLLEIGSWMGKSALYLAAAARETGRQVVTVDHHRGSEEHQPGWDFHDPSLVDPAVGLVDTLPRFRRTIADARAEDVVIAVVARSEVLAPLWSTPPALLFLDGSHTEESARRDQDAWVAKLAVGGTLAIHDVFPDPADGGQAPFGVYTRVLASGDFEELPGTGSLRLLRRVR from the coding sequence GTGAGCGATCTGCTGGCCGCCGCGGAGGCCGCGCCTGGGTTCATGCCGGACGACGAGGGGCGGGCGCTGTACGAGGCCGCCCTCGCGGTGGCCGTGCCCGGGCCGCTGCTGGAGATCGGCAGCTGGATGGGCAAGTCGGCGCTCTACCTCGCCGCGGCCGCCCGGGAGACCGGCCGCCAGGTGGTCACCGTCGACCACCACCGGGGGTCCGAGGAGCACCAGCCCGGCTGGGACTTCCACGACCCGTCGCTGGTCGACCCCGCTGTCGGGCTCGTCGACACGCTGCCGCGGTTCCGGCGCACGATCGCCGATGCGCGGGCCGAGGACGTGGTGATCGCCGTCGTGGCCCGCTCCGAGGTGCTCGCGCCGCTGTGGTCGACGCCGCCGGCGCTGCTGTTCCTCGACGGCAGCCACACCGAGGAGTCCGCGCGCCGCGACCAGGACGCCTGGGTGGCCAAGCTCGCGGTCGGCGGCACGCTCGCCATCCACGACGTCTTCCCGGATCCGGCCGACGGCGGTCAGGCACCCTTCGGCGTCTACACGCGGGTGCTCGCCTCCGGGGACTTCGAGGAGCTGCCGGGCACCGGGTCGCTGCGGTTGCTGCGCCGTGTCCGCTGA
- a CDS encoding YibE/F family protein, translated as MPPSHPHSHGPDPDAAPPEPGVLAGRRRAVPLMLVVLVPIALATVLGLLLLWPSGTPGRAERAALQAVPAGTTFPHATVSKITPYDCSVADQTGAPQQLTCATLVVKITDGAAAGQFQQVDVPAEVVAYGLHEGDEIVLQADQGAEGGPTYLFADYARTTPMIVLAIAFVLVVGAVARLRGLRALLGLAVAFVVLLKFVLPALLEGSSPTWVTLTGASAIMFVVLYLAHGFSARTTTALLGTLFGLALTAVLGEVAVGVSRLTGFSSEATLQLQQFDPTLDFSGLVIAGVVVAGLGILNDVTITQASSIWQLHEVDPALSGRELYRRGMAIGRDHIASTVYTLVFAYAGVALPLLLLFEISRRPAGAVLTGSLVAEEVIRALVGGIALVLAVPVTTAIGAAVAKVSATDRVGGLAGLRAKVSR; from the coding sequence GTGCCGCCTTCCCACCCGCACAGCCACGGACCCGACCCCGACGCGGCGCCGCCCGAACCGGGGGTGCTCGCCGGCCGACGGCGCGCCGTCCCGCTGATGCTCGTCGTCCTGGTCCCGATCGCGCTGGCGACCGTCCTCGGCCTGCTGCTGCTCTGGCCGTCCGGGACGCCGGGCCGGGCCGAGCGGGCCGCCTTGCAGGCCGTCCCGGCGGGGACGACGTTCCCGCACGCCACGGTCTCCAAGATCACCCCGTACGACTGCTCGGTCGCCGACCAGACCGGCGCGCCCCAGCAGCTGACCTGCGCGACCCTCGTCGTGAAGATCACCGACGGGGCCGCGGCCGGCCAGTTCCAGCAGGTCGACGTCCCCGCCGAGGTCGTCGCCTACGGGCTGCACGAGGGCGACGAGATCGTGCTGCAGGCCGACCAGGGCGCCGAGGGCGGGCCGACGTACCTGTTCGCGGACTACGCCCGGACCACGCCGATGATCGTGCTGGCCATCGCGTTCGTGCTGGTCGTGGGCGCGGTCGCGCGGCTGCGCGGGCTGCGGGCGCTGCTCGGGCTCGCCGTCGCCTTCGTCGTCCTGCTGAAGTTCGTCCTGCCGGCGCTGCTCGAGGGCTCGTCGCCGACGTGGGTCACGCTGACCGGGGCGTCGGCGATCATGTTCGTCGTCCTGTACCTCGCCCACGGGTTCTCCGCCCGGACGACGACGGCGCTGCTCGGCACGCTGTTCGGGCTGGCGCTGACGGCGGTGCTGGGCGAGGTCGCCGTCGGCGTCTCGCGGCTGACCGGGTTCTCCAGCGAGGCCACCCTCCAGCTGCAGCAGTTCGACCCGACGCTGGACTTCTCCGGCCTGGTCATCGCCGGGGTCGTGGTCGCGGGGCTGGGCATCCTCAACGACGTCACGATCACGCAGGCCTCGTCGATCTGGCAGCTGCACGAGGTCGACCCCGCGCTGTCCGGGCGGGAGCTCTACCGGCGGGGGATGGCCATCGGGCGCGACCACATCGCCTCGACGGTCTACACGCTGGTTTTCGCCTATGCCGGAGTCGCGCTGCCGCTTCTCCTGCTGTTCGAGATCAGCCGGCGCCCCGCGGGCGCGGTGCTCACCGGCTCGCTGGTGGCCGAGGAGGTCATCCGCGCGCTCGTCGGCGGCATCGCCCTGGTGCTGGCGGTGCCGGTGACGACGGCGATCGGCGCGGCCGTGGCCAAGGTGTCGGCCACCGATCGGGTGGGCGGCCTGGCCGGGCTGCGTGCGAAGGTTTCCCGGTGA
- a CDS encoding STAS domain-containing protein — MDEQTTAPTSDQDRPAPGEPQVTSELHKDTALVTVVGELTEAARRPLVRTLTDLLLSVPNLHRVELRLSEVTFMNSAGMAVLVQLQKLGQPRAVDIVLVEPPEPVSRPLQLAGLWHRFPVVEVGSS; from the coding sequence GTGGACGAGCAGACGACCGCACCCACCTCCGACCAGGACCGGCCCGCCCCCGGCGAGCCGCAGGTGACCTCGGAGCTGCACAAGGACACCGCCCTCGTCACCGTGGTCGGCGAGCTCACCGAGGCGGCCCGCAGACCGCTGGTGCGCACGCTCACCGACCTGCTGCTCAGCGTCCCCAACCTGCACCGCGTGGAGCTGCGCCTGTCCGAGGTGACCTTCATGAACTCCGCCGGCATGGCGGTGCTCGTGCAGCTGCAGAAGCTGGGCCAGCCGCGGGCGGTGGACATCGTGCTGGTCGAGCCGCCCGAGCCGGTGAGCCGGCCGCTGCAGCTCGCCGGACTCTGGCACCGCTTCCCGGTCGTGGAGGTGGGCAGCTCTTAG